From Halobacteriovorax sp. GB3, a single genomic window includes:
- a CDS encoding RAP domain-containing protein produces the protein MSLKASLLIATLVFSTQYAYAGKRRKATDFGREAQKKSLKRKKEKRKNQCFNAAEAFRHQYRIEEALSHLGISLKQKLTEEQNSLVDSEVFQEIFNLKTDEIGHLLFDLAELGYEASKQTQTKLDQAVYLAVDNSTIHDFSIILKGASRFYNGNIEDFVKEIMAQKAESFIAEASFLSLHSTTRSLKNINIDMTNSFIQGLTKRLIYFIESSSQDNILPNVFSSLNYLVLDHAENKGEALNSVLLAIVDHLEINSEEELNMMSMIARKYFHMVDKKFVEYLLTAKDFDQHLIANDHIARNIAIAMHGTRSSYEVTDAQKEIFKSKFRADENPSDKLIESYNIALNLMGASSEQEGGVGKLASLLEEPITNKNRSLILSEITSGSEEEVDYAVQKFWGDERKDKVYARALAKIVKKDFSKSLRVNNLVGKGLLVSRYGTLNPEAANRFFLRLNDFKDVVTPEQMRTVVEILKKMPSTSTNVHKLDNLENLSPYLEVINNDTLSYILSDLKGDGLLPEKKTLEKIAAEIERRAPELQGQEISKFVFSISSFDKELGTKLAKTLHPYLIDDLQEIELSYIVPYLQAIKDKCPECVESVWNRVNWGEANIDHEDIKVIHSLYLTKSYMQNVYGIELSNKGLPNIVRKDKNYFENHSDFKISNFQKNVESFIRNEISSAVLREHFDQDLLGHIDIFIPEHHLVVEVDGPTHYFMNKAGEYIPRPMEQMKEDLLKAKGLKVIHVPFHEWNNKFKGQLRTLLKELN, from the coding sequence ATGTCTTTGAAGGCATCACTTCTCATTGCCACACTTGTTTTCTCTACTCAATATGCTTATGCAGGTAAACGTAGAAAGGCCACTGATTTTGGCAGAGAGGCGCAGAAGAAATCACTTAAAAGAAAAAAAGAGAAGAGAAAGAATCAGTGCTTTAATGCAGCGGAAGCCTTTCGCCACCAATACCGTATTGAGGAAGCTCTTTCTCATTTAGGAATTTCCTTAAAGCAAAAGTTAACAGAAGAGCAAAATAGTCTCGTTGATAGTGAAGTCTTTCAGGAGATTTTTAATTTAAAAACTGATGAAATAGGACATCTTCTCTTTGATCTAGCTGAACTTGGTTATGAAGCATCTAAACAAACGCAGACGAAGCTTGATCAAGCTGTCTATCTTGCTGTTGATAATTCAACGATTCATGATTTTAGTATTATTTTAAAAGGAGCTTCTCGCTTCTATAATGGCAATATTGAAGACTTTGTTAAAGAAATTATGGCGCAAAAGGCAGAGAGCTTTATTGCAGAGGCTTCATTTCTTTCGCTTCATTCAACAACTCGATCTCTTAAAAATATAAATATAGATATGACCAATAGCTTTATTCAGGGTCTGACAAAGCGATTAATTTATTTTATAGAATCGAGTTCTCAAGATAATATACTTCCTAACGTCTTTAGTTCACTTAATTATCTCGTTCTCGACCATGCCGAAAACAAAGGGGAAGCACTTAATAGCGTTCTTTTGGCCATTGTTGATCATTTAGAGATTAATAGTGAAGAAGAGCTTAATATGATGAGTATGATTGCAAGAAAGTACTTTCATATGGTTGATAAGAAGTTTGTTGAATATCTTTTAACTGCAAAAGATTTTGATCAACATCTCATTGCAAATGATCACATTGCTCGTAATATCGCAATTGCAATGCATGGAACGAGATCCTCTTATGAAGTAACAGATGCTCAGAAAGAAATATTTAAATCGAAATTTCGTGCCGATGAAAATCCTTCTGATAAATTAATTGAGTCTTATAACATTGCTCTAAATCTTATGGGCGCTAGCTCGGAACAAGAGGGCGGAGTTGGAAAACTTGCAAGTCTTTTAGAAGAACCTATTACTAATAAAAATAGATCACTCATTCTTTCTGAGATTACATCGGGAAGTGAAGAGGAAGTAGACTATGCTGTTCAAAAATTTTGGGGTGATGAAAGAAAAGATAAAGTCTATGCAAGAGCACTTGCTAAGATAGTAAAGAAAGATTTTTCTAAATCTCTCAGAGTTAATAATCTTGTTGGAAAGGGACTCCTCGTTAGTCGTTATGGAACTCTGAATCCTGAAGCGGCCAATCGCTTCTTTTTACGACTCAATGACTTTAAAGACGTAGTAACTCCTGAACAAATGCGAACAGTGGTTGAGATATTAAAGAAAATGCCTTCAACTTCAACAAATGTGCATAAACTTGATAATCTTGAAAACTTATCTCCTTACTTAGAAGTTATAAACAATGACACTCTCTCTTATATCCTTTCTGATTTAAAAGGGGATGGTCTACTGCCAGAGAAAAAGACGTTAGAAAAAATCGCCGCTGAAATAGAGAGAAGAGCTCCTGAGTTACAAGGACAGGAAATCTCAAAATTTGTTTTTAGTATCTCATCTTTCGATAAAGAACTGGGGACAAAATTAGCGAAAACTCTTCATCCTTATCTCATCGATGATTTGCAAGAAATTGAACTCTCTTACATTGTTCCTTATCTTCAGGCGATCAAAGATAAATGTCCTGAGTGTGTTGAGTCCGTATGGAATCGTGTTAATTGGGGTGAAGCTAATATTGATCACGAAGATATAAAAGTGATTCACTCGCTCTATTTAACGAAATCTTACATGCAAAATGTTTATGGTATCGAATTATCAAATAAAGGGCTGCCAAATATTGTTCGCAAAGATAAGAACTACTTTGAAAATCATTCTGATTTCAAAATTTCTAATTTTCAAAAGAACGTGGAAAGCTTTATTCGAAATGAGATTAGTTCCGCAGTTCTTCGTGAACACTTTGATCAGGACTTGTTGGGCCATATTGATATTTTTATTCCTGAGCACCACTTAGTTGTTGAAGTTGATGGACCAACTCACTATTTTATGAATAAGGCGGGAGAGTATATCCCAAGACCAATGGAGCAAATGAAAGAAGACCTTCTTAAAGCAAAAGGCTTAAAGGTCATTCATGTTCCATTTCATGAGTGGAATAATAAATTTAAAGGTCAATTAAGAACGTTATTGAAAGAGCTCAACTAG
- a CDS encoding GIY-YIG nuclease family protein: MWYIYMIRTTKNKLYTGITTDVLRRFNEHKSGKKGARFFRSNTPKEIVYVEESENRSSASKREYEIKTFTKSQKERLVKSELNLVELFQ, from the coding sequence ATGTGGTACATATACATGATTCGAACGACAAAAAATAAACTCTACACAGGAATAACAACTGATGTATTGAGGCGATTTAATGAGCATAAATCGGGAAAAAAAGGTGCGCGTTTTTTTCGTTCAAACACACCTAAAGAAATCGTCTATGTGGAAGAATCAGAAAATAGAAGTTCGGCTTCAAAAAGAGAATACGAAATTAAAACTTTTACTAAATCTCAAAAAGAGAGACTCGTAAAGTCAGAGCTCAATCTAGTTGAGCTCTTTCAATAA
- a CDS encoding HNH endonuclease, producing the protein MDDRSEHEEFKKSCRLNRRWQLWVKTKTCALCGEVIEAYKDSSVDHIVPLSKGGKDNWSNIQITHRHCNQLKDNLNPLTFRFLNFLNKYLFKIKPRKINK; encoded by the coding sequence ATGGATGATCGATCTGAACATGAAGAGTTTAAGAAATCATGCCGTCTAAATCGCAGATGGCAGCTTTGGGTGAAAACAAAGACCTGTGCTCTTTGTGGAGAGGTTATTGAGGCCTATAAGGACTCTTCTGTTGATCATATTGTCCCCCTTTCTAAAGGAGGCAAGGATAATTGGTCTAATATTCAAATTACCCATCGTCATTGCAATCAGTTAAAGGATAATTTAAACCCTTTGACCTTCCGATTCTTGAACTTCCTAAATAAATATCTTTTTAAAATAAAACCTCGAAAAATTAACAAGTAG
- a CDS encoding ABC-F family ATP-binding cassette domain-containing protein, whose amino-acid sequence MLSISNVSKILGGESLYSSVSFQINPGEKVGLVGPNGAGKTTLFRMIIGEDQPTEGQISFPDKLRWAYFSQKVGEMAGKTALQEVMEGDAKVKELQVQLDEFQEMMNDYEKYSDDEMNDILMRMGDVQSEFEKRGGYDLENRAEEILTGLGILPVDHQKKVEDFSGGWKMRIALAKVLVMQPDLILMDEPTNYLDMETILWLEEWLKVYPGAIFMTTHDRDFMNNVCKKTIEIAHGRATVYSGNYDYYLQERELRLTQLKAEAQRQKDMLAKEEEFIAKFKARASHAAQVQSRVKKLEKIDRIEVPPEEETISFQFPVPPRGGDDVIVLKDLSKSWENSKGEHVNVFENLTTLVKRQEKVAIVGVNGAGKSTLLKCISGQTEPTSGEVKVGPSIKLGYFSQYSLEVLDPESSVFDEVRAVLSQASDGYIRNLLAAFLFKGDDVKKKVKYLSGGEKSRLVMAVLLSQNNNLLILDEPTNHLDIKSREVLLDALKRYEGTVLFVSHDRHFLHELAEKVYEVDKGGVTIFPGDYKYYLSKVQL is encoded by the coding sequence ATGCTTAGTATTTCAAATGTCTCTAAGATTCTAGGGGGCGAGAGCCTTTATTCTTCTGTTAGTTTCCAGATCAACCCTGGAGAGAAAGTTGGTCTTGTTGGTCCAAATGGTGCCGGAAAAACAACTCTCTTTCGTATGATCATCGGTGAAGATCAACCCACAGAGGGGCAAATTAGCTTTCCTGATAAATTGAGATGGGCCTATTTTTCTCAAAAAGTAGGAGAAATGGCCGGTAAGACTGCTTTGCAAGAAGTTATGGAAGGGGATGCAAAAGTTAAAGAACTTCAAGTTCAACTTGATGAATTCCAAGAAATGATGAATGACTACGAAAAGTATTCGGACGATGAGATGAATGACATTCTCATGAGAATGGGTGATGTTCAAAGTGAGTTTGAAAAGCGTGGTGGATATGACCTGGAAAATAGAGCGGAAGAAATTCTAACAGGTCTCGGTATTCTTCCTGTTGATCACCAGAAAAAAGTTGAAGATTTCAGTGGTGGTTGGAAGATGAGAATTGCTTTAGCGAAAGTTCTTGTTATGCAGCCAGATCTCATTCTAATGGATGAGCCTACCAACTATCTCGATATGGAAACAATACTATGGCTTGAAGAGTGGTTGAAAGTTTATCCTGGAGCTATTTTCATGACGACCCACGATAGGGATTTCATGAATAATGTTTGTAAAAAAACGATTGAAATTGCTCATGGTAGAGCAACTGTTTACTCTGGAAACTATGATTACTATCTTCAAGAAAGAGAGCTTCGTCTGACTCAGTTAAAGGCGGAAGCACAAAGACAAAAAGATATGTTAGCTAAAGAAGAGGAATTTATCGCAAAGTTTAAAGCGAGGGCCTCTCATGCTGCCCAAGTTCAATCTCGTGTTAAGAAATTAGAGAAAATTGATCGTATTGAAGTTCCACCAGAGGAAGAGACGATTAGCTTTCAATTTCCTGTTCCGCCAAGAGGTGGGGATGATGTTATCGTTTTAAAAGATCTTTCTAAGTCTTGGGAAAATTCCAAAGGTGAACATGTTAATGTTTTTGAAAACCTAACAACACTTGTAAAGAGACAAGAAAAAGTAGCTATTGTCGGTGTCAATGGCGCTGGTAAGTCGACTTTATTAAAATGTATAAGTGGTCAAACGGAACCGACGAGCGGAGAAGTGAAAGTTGGACCAAGTATTAAATTAGGATACTTCAGCCAATACTCTCTTGAAGTTCTCGACCCTGAAAGTTCTGTCTTTGATGAGGTTCGTGCCGTTCTGTCACAAGCATCTGATGGTTATATTAGAAACTTGCTGGCTGCATTTCTCTTTAAAGGGGATGATGTTAAGAAGAAAGTTAAGTATCTTTCCGGTGGAGAGAAATCGAGACTTGTTATGGCCGTCCTTCTTTCTCAAAATAACAACCTTCTGATTCTAGATGAGCCGACAAACCACTTAGATATTAAATCGAGAGAGGTTCTATTGGATGCTCTTAAGCGCTATGAAGGAACAGTTCTCTTTGTAAGTCACGATAGACACTTTCTTCATGAACTTGCTGAAAAAGTTTATGAAGTAGACAAAGGGGGAGTTACAATTTTCCCTGGTGATTACAAATATTATCTCTCAAAAGTTCAGCTATAA